Proteins from one Tenrec ecaudatus isolate mTenEca1 chromosome 8, mTenEca1.hap1, whole genome shotgun sequence genomic window:
- the LOC142455132 gene encoding small ribosomal subunit protein eS4, X isoform-like: MARRPKKHLKRVAAPKHWMLDKLTGVFAPRPSTGPHKLRECLPLIIFLRNRLKYALTGDEVKKICTQRFIKIDGKVRTDITYPAGFMDVIAIDKTGENFRLIYDTKGRFAVHRITPEEAKYKLCKVRKIFVGTKGIPHLVTHDARTIRYPDPLIKVNDTVQIDLETGKITDFIKFDTGNMCMVTGGANLGRIGVITNREKHPDSFDVVHVKDANGNSFATRLSNIFVIGKGNKPWISLPRGKGIRLTIAEERDKRLAAKQSSG; this comes from the coding sequence ATGGCTCGTCGTCCCAAAAAGCACCTGAAGCGTGTAGCTGCTCCAAAGCATTGGATGCTGGACAAACTCACCGGTGTGTTTGCTCCTCGTCCATCCACTGGTCCCCACAAGctgagagaatgtctcccacTGATCATTTTCTTAAGAAATAGACTTAAGTATGCTCTGACTGGAGATGAAGTTAAAAAAATTTGCACGCAGCGCTTCattaaaattgatggcaaagtcCGAACTGATATAACCTACCCTGCTGGTTTTATGGATGTCATCGCCATTGACAAGACCGGAGAGAATTTCCGTCTGATCTATGACACCAAGGGTCGCTTTGCTGTTCATCGTATTACACCTGAGGAGGCGAAGTACAAGTTGTGCAAAGTAAGGAAGATCTTTGTGGGCACAAAAGGAATCCCTCACCTGGTGACTCACGATGCTCGCACCATCCGCTATCCTGATCCTCTCATCAAGGTGAATGACACCGTTCAGATTGATTTGGAGACCGGAAAGATTACTGATTTCATCAAGTTCGACACAGGCAACATGTGCATGGTGACCGGAGGTGCTAACCTGGGAAGAATTGGCGTGATCACTAATAGAGAGAAACACCCTGACTCTTTCGATGTCGTTCATGTGAAAGATGCCAATGGCAATAGCTTTGCCACCCGGCTTTCCAACATTTTCGTTATTGGAAAAGGCAACAAACCGTGGATTTCTCTTCCCCGAGGAAAAGGTATCCGCCTCACCATTGCTGAAGAGAGAGACAAGAGACTGGCTGCCAAACAGAGCAGTGGGTGA